GGCGCGACGACGGTACAGACATGCACGGCGATCATGTATGGCCCGAAGCAGTTTGCCGAAGTCGGGAACTTCCTTGCGGGAGTAGAAAAGTACCTTGCAGACCATAATATCGACGACATCAACAAGCTCCGCGGCATCACGCTGCCGCAGATAATCACCTGGGATAAGGTCGACCGCGAGCATACGGCGATCAGCAAGGTCTGCCAGGATAAGTGCGTCGGCTGCGGGCTTTGCCCGAGCTGGTGCTTCTATGACGCGATAAAGATAGTCGACGTCGAGGGCAAGAAAAAGTCATACATCGCCCCTGATAAGTGTGACGGCTGCGGCCTCTGCGCCGCCCTCTGCCCGAAGGACGCAATAAAGATGGAGGGCGAAGTCCCCGTCTATCTGGGCGATTTCAACTAAGAGCATATAAAAATGTTAAGGGACGGCAGATTGGCCATCGTCCGCGGCGGAGGAGACCTCGCGACGGGGATAATCTACAGGCTGTGGCGATGCGGTTTTCGCGTTCTTTCGCTCGAAACGCACGCGCCGCTTGTGGTGCGGCGCACAGTATCGGCCGCATCTGCCGTCTTCGATGGAAGTTGTGTCATCGACGGAATGCCGGTGAGAAAGATATCTTCCGCGGAAGAGGTTTTTTTGAGCGGAGACGTTTCCGTACTGGTAGACCCGGAGGGAGATTCGATAAAGGCGCTGCGTCCGAATTTGCTGGTAGACGCCATCATGGCGAAGCGAAATACCGGGACGGCTATAAATATGGCTCCGCTGGTTATAGGTATAGGCCCGGGATTTACGGCCAAGGTC
The window above is part of the Cloacibacillus evryensis DSM 19522 genome. Proteins encoded here:
- the yqeB gene encoding selenium-dependent molybdenum cofactor biosynthesis protein YqeB, coding for MLRDGRLAIVRGGGDLATGIIYRLWRCGFRVLSLETHAPLVVRRTVSAASAVFDGSCVIDGMPVRKISSAEEVFLSGDVSVLVDPEGDSIKALRPNLLVDAIMAKRNTGTAINMAPLVIGIGPGFTAKVDVHYVVETKRGHYLGRLISDGGAIPNTGIPGMEMGYTTERLLKAPSNGFVEPIAQIGDHVMAGDTVRQSEVKMSSRR